The Candidatus Alcyoniella australis genome includes a region encoding these proteins:
- a CDS encoding adenylate kinase: MRLILLGPPGAGKGTQAEFIVKKQGIPQISTGDLLRAAVREGTELGREAKSYMDAGKLVPDQVVIGLINERLDADDCKPGFILDGFPRTVAQAEALEQMLADKGIALDHVVSIEVPDQDLMTRLTGRWTCRGCGAMYHATFSPPKQQGVCDKCEGELYQRDDDQETTIRSRLNVYHEQTSPLIAFYGERSKLRPIEGAGGIEDIAGRIDAALKI, translated from the coding sequence ATGAGACTGATACTTCTAGGACCTCCGGGCGCAGGCAAGGGAACTCAGGCCGAGTTCATTGTCAAAAAACAGGGGATTCCGCAGATTTCCACCGGAGACCTGCTACGCGCCGCGGTGCGCGAGGGCACCGAGCTGGGTCGCGAGGCCAAGTCCTACATGGACGCTGGCAAGCTGGTTCCCGATCAGGTTGTGATCGGGCTGATCAACGAGCGGCTCGATGCCGATGATTGCAAGCCGGGCTTTATTCTCGACGGGTTCCCGCGCACAGTGGCCCAGGCCGAGGCGCTGGAGCAGATGCTGGCCGACAAGGGCATCGCCCTGGACCACGTGGTGTCGATCGAGGTTCCGGACCAGGACCTGATGACCAGACTTACGGGCCGCTGGACGTGCCGCGGTTGCGGCGCGATGTACCATGCGACCTTCAGCCCGCCCAAGCAGCAGGGTGTCTGCGACAAATGTGAGGGCGAGCTGTATCAGCGCGACGACGATCAGGAAACGACGATTCGCTCCAGGCTCAACGTGTACCACGAACAGACCAGCCCGCTGATCGCCTTTTACGGCGAGCGCAGCAAGCTGCGTCCGATCGAGGGCGCGGGCGGCATCGAGGACATCGCCGGTCGGATCGACGCTGCTTTGAAAATTTAG